A DNA window from Hydractinia symbiolongicarpus strain clone_291-10 chromosome 6, HSymV2.1, whole genome shotgun sequence contains the following coding sequences:
- the LOC130646939 gene encoding DNA-binding transcriptional regulator BolA-like, whose protein sequence is MMAASTVGTVRQIILRKLTDSFKPSHLDVINESFMHNVPKDSETHFKVVIVSDEFKEKPLIQRHRLVNNVLKEEFDAGLHALSIQAKTPEQWEKTGNKVSQSPQCMGGSKK, encoded by the exons ATGATGGCTGCTTCAACTGTGGGAACTGTTCGCCAAATAATATTGAGGAAATTAACAGACTCTTTCAAG ccATCCCATCTAGATGTCATAAATGAGAGCTTTATGCATAATGTACCGAAAG ACTCAGAAACACATTTCAAAGTTGTAATCGTGTCAGATGAATTTAAAGAAAAGCCTTTAATCCAG CGTCATCGCCTTGTAAATAATGtattaaaagaagaatttgatGCTGGTTTACATGCGCTATCAATACAG GCAAAAACTCCAGAGCAGTGGGAGAAAACTGGTAACAAAGTGTCTCAATCGCCACAGTGTATGGGTGGAAGTAAAAAATAG
- the LOC130646937 gene encoding solute carrier family 22 member 18-like, with protein sequence MLFLSFRIQKYNNKMKRMTKSNDKIDSQEPVRNEPSKEERRNIVLATNAVITLYALCYWIQIGVMPYLTRNLGVDAKMFGYLQSVFAFVQLCGGPLYGRFGDLFGGKYALIIAFMSCVASFGLLSVAATIPVLFLSRLPSVLMHCMQGAQMVITDVTTKEDRASGIGKLGISYGIGMVIGPLLGGFITDHFNEQAAAFMAALGSVLSIGIVIWTVPENTKDYNPDNRKKGESKSSGSLFDYEKYASIFQVPHFTYLFAIKIITGLPIGIFQAMFSIFAMDYFHLEAKHNGMVLSYVGVMSMIVQGVGIPFLTKNHSESNLIKYSVLATTVGYFLLTFVQNIYVFMVILLPLICGGAVLTVIITSVITKTVPSADTGAALGLSMATNSLIRTISPTIGGLLYTTFGFPVFGVSGTLVNGLLFVYLFVNGKESLSS encoded by the exons atgttgtttttatcttttagaatacaaaaatataataacaaaatgaaaagAATGACAAAATCTAATGATAAAATCGATTCACAGGAACCTGTTAGAAATGAACCTTCTAAAGAAGAACGAAGAAACATTGTTTTGGCTACTAATGCAGTTATAACCTTGTATGCGCTATGCTATTGGATACAAATTGGCGTCATGCCA TACCTGACACGAAATCTTGGTGTTGATGCTAAAATGTTTGGATATCTTCAGTCAGTTTTTGCATTTGTCCAGTTATGTGGTGGACCATTATATGGACGTTTTGGTGATTTATTTGGTGGAAAATACGCTCTTATTATTGCTTTTATGTCATGCGTTGCGTCTTTTGGATTATTATCTGTCGCAGCTACCATTCCTGTTTTGTTTCTGTCTCGATTACCTTCTGTTCTAATGCACTGCATGCAAG GTGCTCAAATGGTTATTACCGATGTCACTACAAAAGAAG aCCGTGCCAGCGGTATTGGCAAACTTGGTATCTCTTACGGCATTGGGATGGTCATAGGTCCTCTTCTCGGTGGCTTCATAACTGATCATTTTAATGAACAAGCAGCTGCTTTTATGGCTGCTTTGGGCTCAGTACTAAGTATTGGTATTGTAATTTGGACTGTCCCGGAGAACACAAAAGATTACAATCCAGATAACAGAAAAAAGG GAGAATCAAAATCATCTGGATCGCTATTCGACTATGAAAAGTATGCAAGCATATTTCAAGTACCACACTTCACATATCTGTTTgcaataaaaattattactgGCTTGCCAATTGGCATTTTTCAAGCAATGTTCTCAATTTTTGCAATGGATTATTTTCATCTCGAAGCGAAACATAATGGAATGGTTTTATCTTATGTAGGAGTGATGAGTATG ATTGTTCAAGGTGTGGGCATTccttttcttacaaaaaatcaTTCAGAATCCAATCTGATAAAATATTCGGTTCTTGCAACCACTGTTGGGTATTTCTTGTTG ACATTTGTTCAAAACATTTATGTGTTCATGGTTATCTTACTACCGTTAATTTGTGGAGGTGCTGTTCTTACTGTTATTATAACAAGTGTGATCACGAAAACAGTTCCATCTGCAGACACTGGTGCAGCTCTTG gTTTATCCATGGCAACTAATTCATTGATTCGAACCATCTCACCAACAATAGGTGGTTTATTGTATACTACATTTGGTTTTCCTGTGTTTGGCGTTAGTGGCACGCTTGTAAATGGgttgttatttgtttatttatttgtcaaTGGAAAAGAGAGCTTATCAtcataa